The window CCTTTCCGTCTCGTCTATGTTCGATTTTGATTGAAAGTAGCAAATCGTGTTTCATTTCTTATCGTTGATTGGATCTGTTGACTTTCATCTATCTTCGAACAGATCTAATGAACTTAAGTCCATTGTGTCGTGTATCTGTGTCTCTTGTAATGGTTCTGAGCTCCACTGTTACTTTGGTGCAGCTATCAGAGATTGTAAACCAAGGAAAGCTTGTGTCTGATGAGATCATAGTAAACCTATTGTCGAAGAGACTTGAGGCTGGTGAAGCCAAAGGTGAATCAGGTTTCATTCTCGATGGCTTTCCTCGAACCATGAGACAAGCTGTAAGTAAACTCACACATCTATAAGCCATATTCGAGCAAAGTAAATAATGTTTTCTGTTGTCTTTTGGTTTCAGGAAATACTTGGAGACGTAACTGACATCGATCTAGTGGTGAATCTGAAACTACCTGAGGAAGTTTTGGTTGACAAATGCCTTGGGAGGAGAACATGTAATCAATGCGGCAAAGGTTTCAACGTCGCTCACATCAACCTAAAGGGTGAGAATGGGAAGCCTACGATCAGCATGGATCCGCTTCTCCCTCCACCTCAGTGTATGTCAAAGCTCATCACTCGAGCTGACGATACTGAAGAGGTTGTGAAAGCAAGGCTTCGTATTTACAATGAAACCGTAAGATCCCTCTCGATCTTGTAGATGAGCCTTCACTTGATGATACAAGTGATGATtagtattatttgtttttttttttataatgcaGAGCCAGCCTCTTGAAGAATACTACCGTAGCAAGGGAAAGCTTATGGAGTTTGACTTACCTGGAGGCATCCCGGAGTCTTGGCCAAGGCTATTAGAAGCCTTAAGGCTTGATGATTACGAGGAGAAACAATCTGCCGCAGCGTAGTTCACCTACCGGTATTAATATTCTTTTGCATGTGGAAGACATATGCTTAATCAATTTTGTGTTGGAAATAAAAGATTGTTTTTATACCTCAGTTCAGAGAATAATCATACACACTTTGCAAACTATTATCATGATTGTTTATGAGCTTGTTCTAGTTACAGGAATGTATCAATACTTCTACACTACTTTGTTAGTTATTGTGCTATGCTCTTTTGAATTGTGATCATCATGTTTGTTGTTGGATGTGGTAATATTTTGCGGCTGGCCGAGCTGGCTGGTTAAAGCACACAACCAGACAGTAAAGTAAAACAGCCGCATACAGTAAAGTTTTAATGGAACGTATAACCAGCTCCTGTCTGTCCTAGAATTGGCGGTTCGGGATAGAACTGTTCCTTACATACTGTAATTTGAGGTGGAAATGATTGCTAAATTATCAGTCCTCGTGAGAAATTGCGTTTGAGGTCTCTGAGAAATTGCGAGGTTCTATCATGGATGGTGAAATCAGACTCAAATGGCTAAGCCGGACACAACTTATCTCGCAAGTTAAATCACAGTAACCAACATGTACTTTTGAGAGGTCTCTTTCACTGTCTCACATACACACTGAGCTCAATCACTGGCTTTGACTTAAATAGTGTTGTATCGGTTATCCCTTTGGTGACTATACATTTTGAGTCATAAACTGGTTTGATGTTCGGTTAGTCAATCAAAAAGCGTACTAGTGCAATGGTTAATTTTTGTACTCCAAACCAATTTCACTGTCCTGAACTTTGTAATGAGCTATCAGATATcgatttttatatatagtttaaagtTCGAGTTCTTGTAATGTCTTCAACTATAAGGTGCAAA of the Brassica rapa cultivar Chiifu-401-42 chromosome A03, CAAS_Brap_v3.01, whole genome shotgun sequence genome contains:
- the LOC103857670 gene encoding adenylate kinase 1, chloroplastic — encoded protein: MARVLRVARSSSLFGLGSRFYSTSAEVSHASPFLHGGGASRVLAKDRNVQWVFLGCPGVGKGTYASRLSTLLGVPHIATGDLVREELASSGPLSRQLSEIVNQGKLVSDEIIVNLLSKRLEAGEAKGESGFILDGFPRTMRQAEILGDVTDIDLVVNLKLPEEVLVDKCLGRRTCNQCGKGFNVAHINLKGENGKPTISMDPLLPPPQCMSKLITRADDTEEVVKARLRIYNETSQPLEEYYRSKGKLMEFDLPGGIPESWPRLLEALRLDDYEEKQSAAA